A genomic window from Carboxydothermus pertinax includes:
- a CDS encoding HD domain-containing phosphohydrolase, which produces MEEKSGKLLIDPKTRFYCPRSAKIVFCLNIVFTIIAFIWRPALLGDELPLWVFLLIPMFLLPLYFGWRGVWWFLFNLFIVYGTAYGLGYLGVKFHALLEMFFLISGAFTYHFYLERYRQNYLYFFNTLAKSPNVVVIFDDKGNILYLNEKAWEVIGPEAEKYLNKNFYTLPQAVLVRLEAVRKALATGAPVMDETVKIKLNGKNYSFLVDVQFYDLPGKGRELFLIARDITRMTELEDKLRATVAELEGMVVKDPLTKLYNYSYLMEQLETSIKFAEKYENKVSLIILDLDEFARYNDAFGIKAGDELLCTIAEKLNALKPPSSFLARLGGDEFAFLVPGYNFEEAFIFAEKVQKLLSETDFPGKEVFPRGVISASIGIVLYPDNGTTAEELMSRAKDALYQAKQYGKNNAKIYFSILEELSRKGNIVKEEIIVSLKTIISIINSRDKYTYGHTERVAEYAEMLALELGLSQEMVEEIKLGAFFHDLGKLEIPREVLRKKTPLTEEEWQLLKQHPVFGVELIQPLKIYDKYLPYILHHHERYDGKGYPAGLKGEEIPLGVRILTLADSFDAMTTDRPYKKGKTLLEAVEELRRCAGTQFDPELTEVFIKYLKRERLDNNARQIN; this is translated from the coding sequence ATGGAGGAAAAAAGTGGAAAATTATTAATTGATCCGAAAACCCGCTTTTACTGTCCCCGTAGCGCAAAAATAGTTTTTTGCTTAAATATTGTTTTTACCATTATTGCCTTTATCTGGCGTCCAGCGCTTTTAGGGGATGAACTACCTCTATGGGTTTTTTTGTTAATTCCTATGTTTTTATTACCGCTCTATTTTGGTTGGCGTGGAGTTTGGTGGTTTTTATTTAATCTTTTTATTGTATACGGTACCGCTTATGGCTTGGGATATTTAGGGGTTAAGTTTCATGCTCTTTTAGAAATGTTTTTCTTAATTTCCGGTGCTTTTACCTACCATTTTTACCTTGAAAGATACAGGCAAAATTATCTGTATTTCTTTAACACTTTAGCCAAATCCCCCAATGTGGTGGTAATTTTTGACGATAAGGGAAATATCCTTTATTTAAACGAAAAAGCCTGGGAAGTAATTGGACCGGAAGCGGAAAAGTACCTTAATAAAAATTTTTATACCCTGCCCCAGGCAGTTTTAGTTCGACTAGAGGCGGTAAGAAAAGCCCTGGCTACCGGTGCTCCGGTAATGGATGAAACGGTTAAAATTAAGTTAAATGGCAAAAACTATTCTTTTTTAGTGGATGTCCAATTTTATGACCTGCCGGGCAAAGGACGAGAGCTATTTTTAATTGCTCGCGACATTACAAGAATGACCGAGCTGGAAGATAAGTTAAGAGCAACGGTTGCCGAACTGGAAGGGATGGTGGTTAAAGACCCGCTTACAAAATTATATAACTATAGTTATCTCATGGAGCAGTTAGAGACTTCCATAAAGTTTGCTGAAAAGTATGAAAATAAGGTTTCTTTAATTATCCTCGATTTGGATGAATTTGCCCGGTATAATGATGCTTTTGGCATTAAAGCTGGAGATGAGTTGCTTTGTACAATTGCCGAGAAATTAAATGCTTTAAAACCGCCCTCCTCCTTTTTAGCAAGACTAGGAGGCGATGAGTTTGCTTTTTTAGTTCCGGGCTACAATTTTGAAGAAGCTTTTATCTTTGCGGAAAAAGTGCAAAAGCTTTTAAGTGAAACGGATTTTCCAGGGAAGGAAGTATTTCCAAGAGGAGTGATTTCCGCTTCCATTGGGATTGTGCTTTATCCAGACAATGGCACAACAGCGGAAGAGCTTATGAGCAGGGCCAAAGACGCTTTATATCAGGCAAAACAGTACGGAAAAAATAACGCGAAAATTTATTTTTCGATTTTAGAAGAGCTTTCCCGCAAAGGTAACATAGTCAAGGAAGAAATTATTGTGTCTTTAAAAACCATAATTTCGATTATTAATTCCCGGGATAAATATACCTACGGTCATACCGAGCGGGTAGCCGAATATGCCGAGATGTTAGCTTTAGAACTGGGCCTTTCTCAGGAAATGGTAGAGGAGATCAAGCTGGGAGCTTTCTTCCATGACCTTGGAAAGCTAGAAATTCCCCGGGAAGTATTGAGGAAAAAGACTCCTTTAACCGAGGAAGAGTGGCAACTCTTAAAACAGCATCCGGTTTTTGGGGTAGAGCTAATCCAGCCATTAAAAATTTATGATAAATATTTACCATACATTTTGCATCATCATGAACGTTATGATGGAAAAGGTTATCCTGCGGGATTAAAGGGAGAAGAGATTCCTTTAGGGGTAAGAATTTTAACCCTGGCCGATTCCTTTGATGCGATGACCACCGACAGACCATATAAAAAGGGTAAAACTTTATTAGAAGCAGTTGAAGAATTGCGGCGCTGTGCTGGTACTCAGTTTGACCCGGAACTTACCGAAGTATTTATCAAATATTTAAAGCGTGAACGTTTAGACAATAATGCCCGGCAAATAAACTAA